One Nocardioides luti DNA window includes the following coding sequences:
- a CDS encoding 3-oxoacyl-ACP reductase: MAGRIQGKVAVVTGGCSGIGLATVQRFVEEGAKVVIGDIDEQRGHELVGQLGGTDIATFVKVDVTSKEEVDALFQTAKDTYGSVDIAFNNAGISPPEDDSILTTELEAWRRVQEVNLTSVYLCCKAALPHMLEQGKGSIINTASFVAVMGAATSQISYSASKGGVLSMSRELGVQFAREGVRVNALCPGPVNTPLLQELFASDPERAARRLVHVPMGRFADPVEMANAVLFLASDESSFITANTFLVDGGISGAYVTPL; the protein is encoded by the coding sequence ATGGCAGGACGCATCCAGGGCAAGGTCGCCGTCGTCACCGGAGGCTGCTCCGGGATCGGTCTCGCGACCGTGCAGCGCTTCGTCGAGGAGGGCGCCAAGGTCGTCATCGGCGACATCGACGAGCAGCGCGGGCACGAGCTCGTGGGCCAGCTCGGCGGCACCGACATCGCGACGTTCGTGAAGGTCGACGTCACCTCCAAGGAGGAGGTCGACGCGCTCTTCCAGACCGCGAAGGACACCTACGGCTCGGTCGACATCGCGTTCAACAACGCCGGCATCAGCCCGCCGGAGGACGACTCGATCCTCACCACCGAGCTCGAGGCGTGGCGGCGCGTGCAGGAGGTCAACCTGACCAGCGTCTACCTCTGCTGCAAGGCGGCGCTGCCGCACATGCTCGAGCAGGGCAAGGGCTCGATCATCAACACCGCGTCGTTCGTCGCGGTGATGGGTGCGGCCACCTCGCAGATCTCCTACTCCGCCTCGAAGGGCGGCGTGCTGTCGATGTCGCGCGAGCTCGGCGTGCAGTTCGCCCGCGAGGGCGTGCGCGTCAACGCGCTGTGCCCCGGGCCGGTGAACACCCCGCTGCTGCAGGAGCTCTTCGCCAGCGACCCCGAGCGGGCCGCGCGCCGGCTCGTGCACGTCCCGATGGGTCGCTTCGCCGACCCCGTGGAGATGGCCAACGCCGTGCTGTTCCTGGCCTCGGACGAGTCCAGCTTCATCACGGCCAACACCTTCCTCGTGGACGGCGGCATCTCCGGCGCCTACGTCACCCCGCTCTGA
- a CDS encoding gamma-glutamyl-gamma-aminobutyrate hydrolase family protein — protein MTAPVIGLTTYREDAAWGVWTQPADLLPAQYARAVEETGGVPLLLPPVAQVGAADAVVARLDGLVISGGADVDPARYDASPHPRTAGWRPDRDVWELALLDAAAAAGLPVLGVCRGMQVMAVHGGGRLDQHTPDLVDHERHSPGGDAFGATEVVTTRGTRVAGLVGSGLTVNCHHHQSVQTHPGYVAAAHAADGTLEAMEADGERFCVAVQWHPETAADVGLLAGLVRAAATYAEGRA, from the coding sequence GTGACCGCACCCGTCATCGGCCTGACGACCTACCGCGAGGACGCGGCCTGGGGCGTGTGGACGCAGCCGGCCGACCTGCTGCCCGCGCAGTACGCCCGCGCGGTCGAGGAGACCGGCGGCGTGCCCCTGCTGCTGCCACCCGTGGCGCAGGTCGGGGCAGCCGACGCCGTCGTGGCCCGGCTCGACGGTCTCGTCATCAGCGGCGGGGCGGACGTGGACCCGGCGCGGTACGACGCGTCCCCGCACCCGCGCACCGCGGGCTGGCGACCGGACCGGGACGTCTGGGAGCTGGCCCTCCTCGACGCCGCGGCAGCGGCCGGCCTGCCGGTCCTCGGCGTCTGCCGGGGAATGCAGGTGATGGCCGTGCACGGCGGCGGCCGGCTCGACCAGCACACCCCCGACCTGGTGGACCACGAGCGGCACAGCCCGGGCGGCGACGCCTTCGGCGCGACCGAGGTCGTGACGACCCGCGGCACCCGCGTCGCCGGGCTCGTCGGGTCGGGGCTGACCGTGAACTGCCACCACCACCAGTCGGTGCAGACGCACCCGGGCTACGTCGCGGCCGCCCACGCCGCCGACGGCACGCTGGAGGCGATGGAGGCCGACGGCGAGCGCTTCTGCGTCGCGGTGCAGTGGCACCCGGAGACGGCCGCGGACGTCGGGCTGCTCGCGGGGCTCGTGCGGGCGGCGGCGACGTACGCCGAGGGACGGGCGTGA
- a CDS encoding glycerophosphodiester phosphodiesterase family protein, producing the protein MRRVRERVQVSAHRAGAGDDVALENTRAAFVAALELEVDFVEFDVQRCGDGTLVIRHDPSFLHGDSEVRLADLTSAEAHALLPDLLTYDDVLEMLAGRRAAHIDLKASVARDPRHAVAATASAVERLGADGFVVTTGSDQAVRAIRDWSDEQGLDLLVGLSLGGNVRGRSVREQVRIRLSELLPHRRLQRSRASVVVAHHSLARLGVARFARRRGLPLLVWTVDTPRSLAHWLRPGGAWLVTSNHPALALAVRAARERRHLKH; encoded by the coding sequence GTGAGGCGGGTCCGCGAGCGGGTGCAGGTCAGTGCGCACCGTGCGGGTGCCGGTGACGACGTGGCGCTCGAGAACACCCGGGCGGCGTTCGTGGCGGCGCTCGAGCTCGAGGTCGACTTCGTGGAGTTCGACGTCCAGCGGTGCGGCGACGGCACGCTGGTCATCCGGCACGACCCGTCGTTCCTGCACGGCGACTCCGAGGTGCGCCTCGCGGACCTGACGTCGGCCGAGGCGCACGCGCTGCTGCCGGACCTGCTGACCTACGACGACGTCCTCGAGATGCTGGCCGGGCGCCGGGCCGCCCACATCGACCTCAAGGCGAGCGTCGCCCGCGACCCCCGCCACGCGGTCGCGGCGACCGCCAGCGCGGTCGAGCGGCTCGGTGCGGACGGCTTCGTGGTCACGACCGGCAGCGACCAGGCCGTCCGCGCGATCCGCGACTGGAGCGACGAGCAGGGGCTCGACCTGCTCGTCGGCCTGTCCCTGGGCGGCAACGTCCGCGGCCGCTCGGTCCGCGAGCAGGTCCGGATCCGGCTCTCGGAGCTGCTCCCCCACCGCCGGCTGCAGCGCTCCCGGGCCTCGGTGGTCGTGGCGCACCACTCGCTGGCGCGGCTCGGCGTGGCCCGCTTCGCCCGGCGCCGCGGCCTCCCGCTGCTCGTCTGGACCGTCGACACCCCGCGCTCCCTGGCCCACTGGCTCCGGCCCGGGGGCGCGTGGCTGGTCACCAGCAACCACCCGGCACTGGCCCTGGCGGTCCGGGCCGCGCGGGAGCGACGGCACCTGAAACACTGA
- a CDS encoding alpha/beta hydrolase: protein MPTDEDDARPLPDVLGAPFVAETIALPDDDEGPVVATLVSARTATPTGRAVLYVHGFADYFFQTEYAAWWTNRGYDFYAVDLRKYGRSLREHQTPNYVADLREYFPELDEAWRRITERDGHDHVVAGAHSTGGLVLPLWAHHRQPEELAGMVLNSPWLDMQGSALLRTIGTPVVREIGRRQPRREIRRNVSGLYGRSLHRDHEGEWDFDLAWKPLESFTVYAGWLRAVRNGHAELHRGLDVRCPVLVLSSGGSVLPTEMGEDVHAHDIVLEVPQIRRWATALGPHVTYVAVEGAVHDVVLSRPDVRAAAYDQIGRWHTAYVAG from the coding sequence ATGCCCACCGACGAGGACGACGCCCGGCCCCTGCCCGACGTCCTGGGAGCCCCGTTCGTCGCGGAGACCATCGCGCTGCCCGACGACGACGAAGGACCGGTCGTCGCGACGCTGGTGTCGGCCCGCACCGCCACGCCCACCGGCCGGGCGGTCCTCTACGTCCACGGCTTCGCGGACTACTTCTTCCAGACCGAGTACGCCGCCTGGTGGACCAACCGCGGCTACGACTTCTACGCGGTCGACCTGCGCAAGTACGGCCGCTCCCTGCGCGAGCACCAGACGCCGAACTACGTGGCCGACCTGCGGGAGTACTTCCCCGAGCTGGACGAGGCCTGGCGCCGGATCACCGAGCGCGACGGGCACGACCACGTCGTCGCCGGAGCCCACTCGACCGGCGGCCTGGTGCTCCCGCTCTGGGCGCACCACCGCCAGCCGGAGGAGCTGGCCGGGATGGTGCTCAACTCGCCGTGGCTCGACATGCAGGGCAGCGCGCTGCTGCGCACGATCGGGACCCCGGTGGTCCGCGAGATCGGTCGCCGCCAGCCGCGCCGCGAGATCCGGCGCAACGTCAGCGGGCTCTACGGCCGCAGCCTGCACCGCGACCACGAGGGCGAGTGGGACTTCGACCTCGCCTGGAAGCCGCTCGAGTCGTTCACCGTCTACGCCGGGTGGCTCCGCGCCGTCCGCAACGGCCACGCCGAGCTGCACCGCGGCCTCGACGTCCGGTGTCCCGTGCTGGTCCTGTCGTCGGGCGGGTCGGTGCTGCCGACCGAGATGGGCGAGGACGTCCACGCCCACGACATCGTCCTCGAGGTCCCCCAGATCCGGCGCTGGGCGACCGCCCTGGGACCCCACGTCACCTACGTCGCCGTCGAGGGGGCCGTCCACGACGTGGTGCTGTCCCGTCCGGACGTCCGCGCGGCGGCGTACGACCAGATCGGGCGCTGGCACACGGCGTACGTCGCCGGGTGA
- a CDS encoding nitroreductase family protein yields MELYDVMRTTPAVREFTDDPLPDDVLDRILENARFAPSGGNRQGAHLVVVRDPGTRARIAELNKTAVRRYVAQIKAGESPWNPVHPPGPSAEEIAATEVPSSFTQPVLDAAAVLVVFVDLGRVAAMDQDLDRIGLISGASVYPLVWNVLLAARNEGFGGTITTMAVAEERAMKELLGAPDDFALACVVPLGRPVRQLTKLKRQDVREFVTRERFDGAPFDPS; encoded by the coding sequence ATGGAGCTCTACGACGTCATGCGCACGACCCCGGCGGTCCGGGAGTTCACCGACGACCCGCTGCCGGACGACGTGCTCGACCGGATCCTCGAGAACGCCCGCTTCGCCCCGAGCGGCGGCAACCGGCAGGGTGCCCACCTCGTGGTCGTCCGGGACCCGGGGACCCGGGCCCGGATCGCCGAGCTCAACAAGACCGCGGTGCGGCGGTACGTCGCGCAGATCAAGGCCGGCGAGAGCCCGTGGAACCCGGTCCACCCGCCCGGCCCGAGCGCCGAGGAGATCGCCGCCACGGAGGTCCCCTCGTCGTTCACGCAGCCGGTGCTCGACGCTGCCGCCGTGCTCGTCGTCTTCGTGGACCTCGGCCGGGTCGCCGCGATGGACCAGGACCTCGACCGGATCGGGCTGATCAGCGGCGCCTCGGTCTACCCGCTGGTCTGGAACGTCCTGCTCGCCGCGCGCAACGAGGGCTTCGGCGGCACCATCACCACGATGGCCGTCGCCGAGGAGCGTGCGATGAAGGAGCTGCTCGGGGCGCCGGACGACTTCGCGCTGGCGTGCGTCGTGCCGCTCGGCCGGCCGGTGCGTCAGCTCACGAAGCTGAAGCGCCAGGACGTCCGCGAGTTCGTCACCCGGGAGCGGTTCGACGGCGCGCCGTTCGACCCCTCCTGA
- a CDS encoding RDD family protein → MTEHPPPPAYGATPGPQTGARPAELLDRFLARLIDGILLAVVNGIIVSAIVVSTVMGDSGGFYTASTYAASAVSAVLTTVINLAYFGYLESSRGQTVGKMVMKLRTHGPGGGNPTLEQALKRNIWMAAPILGIIPVIGALGGLIQLVAVIMIAVGIHNDTVNRQAWHDHFADETRVVKEG, encoded by the coding sequence ATGACCGAACACCCTCCCCCGCCCGCCTACGGCGCGACCCCCGGCCCGCAGACCGGCGCCCGCCCCGCCGAGCTGCTCGACCGCTTCCTGGCCCGGCTGATCGACGGGATCCTGCTGGCCGTCGTCAACGGCATCATCGTCAGCGCCATCGTCGTCAGCACGGTGATGGGCGACAGCGGCGGCTTCTACACCGCCTCGACGTACGCCGCCTCCGCCGTGTCGGCCGTGCTGACGACCGTCATCAACCTCGCCTACTTCGGCTACCTGGAGTCCAGCCGGGGCCAGACCGTCGGCAAGATGGTGATGAAGCTGCGCACGCACGGCCCCGGCGGCGGCAACCCGACCCTCGAGCAGGCCCTGAAGCGCAACATCTGGATGGCCGCCCCGATCCTCGGGATCATCCCGGTCATCGGCGCGCTGGGCGGGCTGATCCAGCTCGTCGCGGTGATCATGATCGCCGTCGGCATCCACAACGACACCGTCAACCGGCAGGCCTGGCACGACCACTTCGCCGACGAGACGCGCGTCGTCAAGGAGGGCTGA
- a CDS encoding TSUP family transporter, which yields MSLFEAVAILLAGMAAGTINTVVGSGTLITFPTLLAFGIPPVTANVSNTIGLVPGSVSGAIGYRRELGGQRSRVLRLCVGSLLGGLAGALLLLVLPADAFAAIVPALILLGLVLVVFQPRISAWVARRHDAAGGLPENGAWWVWPAVALAGVYGGYFGAAQGVLLMAVLGIGVDETLQRLNAVKNVLAAVVNGVAGLLFVVVADVDWRVAGLIGVGSVIGGQLGATVGRRLPPMVLRVVIVVVGVVALAAFLLG from the coding sequence GTGAGCCTGTTCGAGGCGGTGGCCATCCTGCTCGCCGGGATGGCCGCCGGCACCATCAACACCGTGGTGGGGTCGGGGACGCTCATCACGTTCCCGACCCTTCTCGCGTTCGGGATCCCCCCGGTGACCGCCAACGTGTCCAACACGATCGGGCTCGTGCCCGGGTCGGTGTCGGGCGCGATCGGCTACCGGCGCGAGCTGGGCGGCCAGCGCTCCCGCGTCCTGCGGCTCTGCGTCGGCTCGCTGCTGGGCGGCCTGGCCGGGGCGCTGCTGCTCCTGGTCCTGCCCGCCGACGCGTTCGCAGCGATCGTGCCGGCGCTGATCCTGCTCGGGCTCGTCCTGGTCGTCTTCCAGCCCCGGATCTCCGCGTGGGTCGCCCGGCGGCACGACGCCGCGGGCGGGCTGCCGGAGAACGGCGCCTGGTGGGTGTGGCCGGCCGTCGCCCTGGCGGGCGTGTACGGCGGTTACTTCGGCGCCGCGCAGGGCGTGTTGCTCATGGCGGTGCTCGGGATCGGCGTCGACGAGACGCTCCAGCGGCTCAACGCCGTCAAGAACGTCCTGGCCGCCGTCGTCAACGGCGTCGCCGGCCTGCTGTTCGTGGTCGTCGCCGACGTCGACTGGCGCGTCGCCGGCCTGATCGGGGTCGGCTCGGTCATCGGCGGACAGCTCGGCGCCACCGTCGGCCGGCGGCTGCCGCCGATGGTGCTCCGCGTCGTCATCGTGGTGGTCGGCGTCGTCGCGCTCGCCGCCTTCCTGCTCGGCTGA
- a CDS encoding SPFH domain-containing protein, with the protein MIVLILLALVLLFAIVMLAKTVRIVPQARAGIVERFGKYKQTLPAGLNIVVPFIDKVRYLIDLREQVVSFPPQPVITEDNLVVSIDTVIYFQVTDPIAATYEIANYIQAIEQLTMTTLRNIVGGMDLEETLTSRDQINSGLRGVLDEATGKWGIRVNRVELKGIDPPPSIKDSMEKQMRADREKRAVILSAEGQRQAAILTAEGAKQSSILNAEGARESQILRAQADRESSILRAQGEGQAIQTVFQAIHDGNPDQSLLAYQYLQMMPKIAEGGANKLWIVPSEIGKALEGLGSTMNNLQGIPQQVDGPKTRVDMGSAEIGSGLSEKTDAELSRTSAAVEAAIAEAADAANPGKNSAHTTPPPAADVPPSSDTPEPPTQ; encoded by the coding sequence ATGATCGTCCTGATCCTGCTGGCGCTGGTCCTGCTCTTCGCCATCGTCATGCTCGCGAAGACCGTGCGCATCGTGCCGCAGGCCCGCGCCGGCATCGTCGAGCGCTTCGGCAAGTACAAGCAGACGCTGCCCGCCGGCCTCAACATCGTCGTCCCGTTCATCGACAAGGTGCGCTACCTCATCGACCTGCGCGAGCAGGTCGTGAGCTTCCCGCCGCAGCCGGTGATCACCGAGGACAACCTGGTGGTCTCGATCGACACCGTCATCTACTTCCAGGTGACCGACCCGATCGCGGCGACGTACGAGATCGCCAACTACATCCAGGCCATCGAGCAGCTCACGATGACCACGCTCCGCAACATCGTCGGTGGCATGGACCTCGAGGAGACGCTGACCAGCCGCGACCAGATCAACTCCGGCCTGCGCGGCGTCCTCGACGAGGCCACCGGCAAGTGGGGCATCCGGGTCAACCGCGTCGAGCTCAAGGGCATCGACCCGCCGCCGTCCATCAAGGACTCGATGGAGAAGCAGATGCGGGCCGACCGCGAGAAGCGCGCGGTCATCCTGTCGGCCGAGGGCCAGCGCCAGGCGGCGATCCTGACCGCCGAGGGTGCCAAGCAGTCGTCGATCCTGAACGCCGAGGGTGCCCGCGAGTCGCAGATCCTGCGCGCGCAGGCCGACCGGGAGTCCTCGATCCTGCGGGCCCAGGGTGAGGGCCAGGCCATCCAGACGGTCTTCCAGGCCATCCACGACGGCAACCCGGACCAGTCGCTGCTGGCCTACCAGTACCTCCAGATGATGCCGAAGATCGCCGAGGGCGGGGCCAACAAGCTCTGGATCGTCCCGAGCGAGATCGGCAAGGCGCTCGAGGGTCTCGGCTCGACGATGAACAACCTCCAGGGCATCCCGCAGCAGGTCGACGGGCCGAAGACGCGCGTCGACATGGGCAGCGCCGAGATCGGCTCGGGGCTCAGCGAGAAGACCGACGCGGAGCTCAGCCGGACCAGCGCCGCGGTGGAGGCGGCGATCGCCGAGGCCGCCGACGCCGCCAACCCGGGCAAGAACAGCGCGCACACCACGCCGCCCCCGGCCGCGGACGTACCCCCGTCGTCCGACACGCCGGAGCCTCCCACGCAGTGA
- a CDS encoding NfeD family protein, with protein MDWLRDNAWEAWLGLAIVLGVAEMFSLDLILIMLAVGALAGMVTAAFDAHLVVQVLVAAGASIGALALVRPDLVKKFHSGPDLKLGHGKLVGQQGLVTEEVTALTHGRIKLGGEIWSAAPYDDTIAIAPGETVEVLQIKGATAYVHPIPRLDP; from the coding sequence ATGGACTGGTTGCGGGACAACGCGTGGGAGGCCTGGCTCGGGCTGGCGATCGTGCTCGGCGTGGCCGAGATGTTCAGCCTCGACCTGATCCTCATCATGCTCGCCGTCGGCGCCCTGGCCGGCATGGTCACGGCCGCCTTCGACGCCCACCTCGTCGTGCAGGTGCTCGTCGCCGCCGGCGCCTCGATCGGGGCGCTCGCCCTGGTGCGCCCCGACCTGGTCAAGAAGTTCCACTCCGGCCCCGACCTCAAGCTCGGCCACGGCAAGCTGGTCGGCCAGCAGGGCCTGGTGACCGAGGAGGTCACCGCGCTCACGCACGGCCGGATCAAGCTCGGCGGCGAGATCTGGTCGGCCGCGCCGTACGACGACACCATCGCGATCGCACCCGGGGAGACCGTCGAGGTCCTCCAGATCAAGGGCGCGACCGCCTACGTCCACCCGATCCCACGTCTCGATCCGTAA
- a CDS encoding ABC transporter ATP-binding protein produces the protein MTAVLEFADVTVRRGQATLLDGVDWTVEEDERWVILGPNGAGKTTLLQVAAAQIHPTSGVAGILGEVLGTVDVFDLRPRIGLTSAALAERIPRHERVHDVVVSASYGVVGRWREAYDDLDHERAGDLLVEVGAKALTDRTFGTLSEGERKRVQIARALMADPELLLLDEPAAGLDLGGREDLVSTLSVLAMDADSPATVLVSHHVEEIPPGFTHGLLLRGGRVISAGLLEHVVTEANLSAAFGMPLQLSHEDGRFAARRRTRAHRG, from the coding sequence ATGACCGCCGTGCTCGAGTTCGCCGACGTGACCGTCCGGCGTGGTCAGGCGACGCTCCTCGACGGGGTCGACTGGACCGTCGAGGAGGACGAGCGCTGGGTGATCCTCGGTCCCAACGGGGCCGGCAAGACGACGCTGCTGCAGGTGGCCGCCGCGCAGATCCACCCCACCTCCGGGGTCGCCGGGATCCTGGGCGAGGTGCTCGGCACCGTCGACGTCTTCGACCTGCGCCCGCGGATCGGCCTGACCAGCGCCGCCCTCGCCGAGCGCATCCCGCGCCACGAGCGCGTGCACGACGTGGTCGTCTCCGCGTCGTACGGCGTGGTCGGGCGCTGGCGCGAGGCCTACGACGACCTCGACCACGAGCGGGCGGGCGACCTGCTCGTCGAGGTCGGCGCCAAGGCGCTGACCGACCGCACCTTCGGCACCCTCAGCGAGGGCGAGCGCAAGCGCGTGCAGATCGCCCGCGCGCTGATGGCGGACCCGGAGCTCCTGCTGCTCGACGAGCCCGCGGCCGGGCTGGACCTCGGCGGGCGCGAGGACCTCGTCTCGACGCTGTCCGTGCTGGCCATGGACGCCGACTCGCCGGCCACCGTGCTGGTCTCGCACCACGTCGAGGAGATCCCCCCGGGCTTCACGCACGGCCTGCTGCTCCGCGGGGGACGGGTGATCTCGGCCGGCCTGCTCGAGCACGTGGTCACCGAGGCCAACCTGTCGGCGGCGTTCGGCATGCCGCTCCAGCTCTCGCACGAGGACGGCCGCTTCGCCGCACGACGGCGCACGCGCGCGCACCGGGGCTAG
- the serB gene encoding phosphoserine phosphatase SerB has translation MTDFEIPGAKPETLLITLTGKDRPGVTSSVFATLALAGVEVLDIEQIVLRRRLILGVLVTAPRDWKKLRDAVEETAASLDMSVDVDRGTGDNKARKGGRSHVTIIGTPLKAAAMGAVAGRIADCGANIDRIERMARYPVTAIDLHVSGADPDMLRSVLAAEAARQGLDIAVQPANLLRRGMRLIVMDVDSTLIQGEVIEMLAAHAGCEPEVARVTESAMRGEIDFEESLRARVALLEGVPESAIGEVYDAIQLAPGARTMVRTLRRLGYRFAIVSGGFSQITDRLAEDLGIHFARANELEIVDGRLTGRIVGAVVDRAGKAAALRQFAAEVGVPEAAVIAIGDGANDLDMLNAAGLGIAYNAKQMVRDAADTAVNVPYLDAIMYLLGISREEIEAADAEAGIVTPSPPV, from the coding sequence ATGACTGACTTCGAGATCCCGGGCGCCAAGCCGGAGACGCTGCTGATCACGCTGACCGGCAAGGACCGCCCCGGCGTGACGTCCTCGGTCTTCGCGACCCTGGCGCTGGCGGGCGTCGAGGTCCTCGACATCGAGCAGATCGTGCTGCGCCGCCGGCTCATCCTCGGCGTGCTGGTCACCGCCCCGCGCGACTGGAAGAAGCTGCGCGACGCCGTGGAGGAGACCGCGGCGTCCCTCGACATGAGCGTGGACGTCGACCGCGGCACGGGTGACAACAAGGCCCGCAAGGGCGGGCGATCGCACGTCACGATCATCGGGACGCCGCTCAAGGCCGCCGCCATGGGCGCCGTCGCCGGCCGGATCGCGGACTGCGGCGCCAACATCGACCGGATCGAGCGGATGGCGCGCTACCCCGTCACCGCGATCGACCTCCACGTCTCCGGCGCCGACCCCGACATGCTGCGGTCCGTGCTCGCCGCCGAGGCCGCGCGCCAGGGCCTCGACATCGCGGTCCAGCCCGCCAACCTGCTGCGCCGCGGGATGCGGCTCATCGTCATGGACGTCGACTCGACGCTCATCCAGGGCGAGGTGATCGAGATGCTCGCCGCCCACGCCGGCTGCGAGCCCGAGGTCGCGCGGGTGACCGAGTCCGCGATGCGCGGCGAGATCGACTTCGAGGAGTCGCTGCGGGCGCGGGTCGCACTGCTCGAGGGCGTCCCGGAGAGCGCCATCGGCGAGGTGTACGACGCCATCCAGCTCGCCCCCGGCGCCCGGACGATGGTGCGGACGCTACGTCGTCTCGGTTACCGCTTCGCGATCGTCTCCGGCGGGTTCAGCCAGATCACCGACCGGCTGGCCGAGGACCTCGGCATCCACTTCGCGCGCGCCAACGAGCTGGAGATCGTCGACGGCCGGCTGACCGGCCGGATCGTCGGTGCGGTGGTGGACCGGGCCGGGAAGGCCGCCGCGCTGCGCCAGTTCGCGGCCGAGGTCGGCGTCCCCGAGGCCGCGGTCATCGCGATCGGCGACGGCGCCAACGACCTGGACATGCTCAACGCCGCCGGGCTGGGCATCGCCTACAACGCCAAGCAGATGGTGCGCGACGCCGCGGACACGGCCGTGAACGTGCCGTACCTCGACGCGATCATGTACCTCCTCGGCATCTCACGCGAGGAGATCGAGGCCGCCGACGCCGAGGCCGGCATCGTCACGCCCTCTCCCCCGGTCTAG
- a CDS encoding SixA phosphatase family protein, with protein MQRQSRRLVVMRHAKAEQVGPTDHQRALTPRGLEDAAAAGRWLAAEGIVAQAALVSAATRTRETWGALSDAAGWSLEAAFDEGLYAAGPETALDLVRAVADDTGVLVLLGHNPTMAYLAQMLDDGDGDPEALAAMAASGYPTSALSVFEVDAPWADLGVATARLTAFHVGRGA; from the coding sequence GTGCAGCGCCAGTCCCGTCGTCTCGTCGTCATGCGTCACGCGAAGGCCGAACAGGTCGGACCGACGGATCACCAGCGTGCACTGACGCCTCGCGGTCTCGAGGACGCCGCTGCGGCCGGTCGCTGGCTGGCCGCCGAGGGCATCGTGGCGCAGGCGGCGCTGGTCTCCGCGGCCACCCGGACCCGGGAGACCTGGGGGGCCCTCAGCGACGCCGCCGGCTGGTCGCTCGAGGCCGCCTTCGACGAGGGCCTGTACGCCGCCGGGCCCGAGACCGCGCTGGACCTGGTGCGCGCGGTGGCCGACGACACGGGCGTGCTCGTGCTGCTCGGGCACAACCCGACGATGGCCTACCTCGCCCAGATGCTCGACGACGGGGACGGCGACCCCGAGGCGCTGGCCGCAATGGCCGCCAGCGGCTACCCGACCTCCGCGCTGTCGGTGTTCGAGGTGGACGCCCCGTGGGCGGACCTCGGCGTGGCCACGGCGCGGCTCACGGCCTTCCACGTCGGCCGCGGCGCCTAG
- a CDS encoding cyanophycinase, with the protein MPRGPLMIIGGAEDKLRKRTILTDFVTASGGADARIAVIPTASSLGPEVVEVYDALFRKLGAADVVAVRPETRQDSHDPELVARLERATGIFMTGGNQLKLSSIIAGTPLADALMEARERGAVIAGTSAGASIQSSHMVAFGGPGSTPKQRMTQVAAGLGLLEQTVIDQHFDQRNRYGRLLMIVSQSPQLLGMGVDEDTSAIVEDVDGHDVLRVVGRGAVTIFDPTHIVTNAYEARRSAPLLSSGVVLHVLPAGATFDLTTRTFVPATTLVHDADEAQEQAEASHDLRRLARDIAAADASPSALRRRLARSRKKPDTAPVPATSTDPHMDGAPS; encoded by the coding sequence ATGCCCAGGGGACCCCTCATGATCATCGGCGGCGCCGAGGACAAGCTTCGCAAGCGCACGATCCTCACGGACTTCGTGACCGCCAGCGGTGGCGCCGACGCCCGGATCGCCGTCATTCCGACCGCTTCCTCCCTCGGCCCCGAGGTCGTCGAGGTGTACGACGCCCTCTTCCGCAAGCTCGGCGCGGCCGACGTCGTCGCCGTGCGCCCGGAGACGCGTCAGGACTCGCACGACCCCGAGCTGGTCGCCCGCCTCGAGCGCGCCACCGGCATCTTCATGACCGGCGGCAACCAGCTCAAGCTCTCCTCGATCATCGCGGGCACGCCGCTCGCGGACGCCCTGATGGAGGCCCGCGAGCGCGGCGCCGTCATCGCCGGCACCTCAGCCGGCGCGAGCATCCAGTCCAGCCACATGGTCGCGTTCGGCGGCCCCGGCTCCACGCCCAAGCAGCGGATGACCCAGGTCGCCGCCGGGCTGGGCCTGCTCGAGCAGACCGTGATCGACCAGCACTTCGACCAGCGCAACCGCTACGGCCGACTGCTGATGATCGTCTCCCAGTCGCCCCAGCTGCTCGGGATGGGCGTCGACGAGGACACCTCGGCGATCGTCGAGGACGTCGACGGCCACGACGTGCTGCGGGTGGTCGGCCGCGGTGCCGTCACGATCTTCGACCCGACGCACATCGTCACCAACGCCTACGAGGCCCGACGCTCGGCGCCGCTGCTCTCCAGCGGCGTCGTGCTGCACGTGCTGCCCGCGGGCGCGACGTTCGACCTCACGACCCGCACCTTCGTCCCGGCGACCACGCTCGTGCACGACGCCGACGAGGCGCAGGAGCAGGCCGAGGCCAGCCACGACCTGCGCCGGCTCGCCCGCGACATCGCGGCCGCCGACGCCTCCCCCAGCGCCCTGCGCCGACGCCTGGCGCGCTCCCGCAAGAAGCCGGACACCGCGCCGGTCCCCGCCACCTCCACGGACCCCCACATGGACGGAGCACCTTCATGA